In the Phyllopteryx taeniolatus isolate TA_2022b chromosome 1, UOR_Ptae_1.2, whole genome shotgun sequence genome, tccattcagcagtagcccacacctccacacgaccagtcaggtgggaaatgacaaaagcgatttttgcccgctcattggggaaggcagctgcctgcagctcaaagtggagttcgcactgagtgatgaacggctgaatattctccagagaacctctccagtcgagagagctgtgggcagacagcagcggaggtggcaggtggctgcatggtgactacttcacctGGAAACGGTgggtgctgtgccagctggttccttcttctgaagcatATTCATAAGAACGTCAAACTGTTGGCCACCACAACCGGAACACATACCCATGACATGTAtatgttataggtcacatttatGGAGGAAAACGTTTTGTAATGTttcaatcacaaaaacctggcatttgaacagggttgtgtagacttttttttatccattgtaATCAATGTAATAGCGCCTCTTGACAGTTACTCAGGATAAACACGCATTGAACAATAGAAATAATGCAGAATTGAAATGTGGCACACACGCATACAATGGCCTAGTTTGCGTAAGCCTTAGAAAGTGTGTCCCAGTATTTAAGTCCACGTCAGCTGTTCACACATGCCTACTGTCCCCACTTATTAGCGCTTGTTTGAGAAAGATTGCTCTGAAGTTGAAGATGAGGAAACTGATAGAACAGCAGGGCGTCATCAAAACGTACAGCACCTTCAGGAAGCGCACCGTATCCTTCCGAGTGGGTCAGCAGTGTGAGGAGATCTCAGAGGGTGAGACAACAGGCACATGAAGGTGAATACAAATGGCCGAATGAACGATTGAGAGCCGTGCATTGAATTTGGATAAGCTGCCACTCTCTCCTGTGCTGCGCAGTCGCTGGTAAGGTGGGAAGGGAACAAGCTGGTGTGCGAACAGACTGGTGAGATGAAGAACAGGGGGTGGTGTCACTGGATTGAAGAGGACAAGCTTCACCTGGGACAACATTGGCATCatgcaaaacaacaactattacaATTGCAATGTGTATTCTTTGTCTTTACCTCATCTATATAATGTTTATTTAGATCAAAATGTATGCATTATTCACTAAGTATTGGAAGGAATCTTCTAATATTAACAGTGAAAAGTGACTTTGACATCTTTACCTGGAtttgcttcaaaatgtttcttgtGTTCAAACCCCACTCCTTTGTGCCAATCTGTTTTTGTAGATATAGTAGCTAGTGTTTTATAGTACCCCAAATATagccaaatgtttaatacatGTTTGCAGTACATTAATATTCGGTTTGGTACATTGTGTTATTTatgaggcagcatggtggaaaaagtggttaacaagtctgcctcacgtctgaggttcagggttcaaatcttggcgtCTTCCTGGGTTAGGGTGAGGTTGGGAGCttggataagctccagctcacccgtgaccctactgaggacaagtgctatcgAAAATGGATAAATTGCAAATTTTTGCTCTATGAGTTCTCATTGTCttctttatttgtatatttttgtttcccATCTTAAAGGGCAGAACAGTGGACGAGTAGTTAGCACTTTTGCTTAAGGGAATCTTGTCATTTCTGCGAGGGTTCTTTTCccggtactccagcttcctcccgccttccaaaaacatacatgttaggttcattaaggactctaaattttccatagatgtgaatggttgtttgtctatgtaccatgcaattggctggtgaccaagtgtgctccacctcttgcccaatgtCTGCTCAGCTCATctgtgacccaaatgaggagaagcagtatagaaaactGATGTAATAATTCAGCGTCTTTGAATTAAAGTGAAACCTACATTTACTGGACTAATAGAGGGGAGGGGCCATCTGTTAAATCCGATTGTCCGCTAAATTGAGGCAACAAAAAAGGACgtaacaataattttgtactgcacAATATTATTGTTTCATCCTTATTTGGTGGCCGAAatacacccagtacagtacaaaattattttaaataaatattgaaaagttTTAGTTCATCCAAACTTACCTCTTTGGTGTACAGGAGGGGGgattttgagttccaactggacactattttTAGTCTGCGAAGtccgttaaatcaaggttccactgtaatttgttttgatttagtAGTTCCAGAGTATTCCCATCTCATTATTAGGtaaagagatttttattttacaagcactacagaaaatggattgatgtattaccaaatgtaatgtaatcttCTTTTATACATTCAGGAGATGTATTGTGAAGGGGAAATATGCAAGCAAGTTTTCAAGAAGGTCAATGACTGAATAGGGGGACGAATATCAAAGAAATCGGCATAAGAAAAATCAGCTCTCCTGTGAGCTGTAAGGGTATAAACTATGCCACTAGAGAGCAGCACATCAACATgactactgtatgtacagtagttaTAGGTTAACAGTTAACCACTGTGTCAACAGTGTGTAGCTCATGAGGGGCAAATGGAAGAGAagcagttgtttatttatacGTTTCTGTGTATTTGTACTTCAATTGCATAACTGTTATCTGCCTTTTAGACATAATATTGTAATGCCCTCGGATGGGGTCAAGGACAACATATTCACTGATGCCTTAGTCACTTTAGTCCCATGATGAGTGGTAACAGAATGCCCATTCAACGATAGCTGCTATCGGCTAATGCTGACGACAAAGCACTCCACACCAGATTCCCTGATTTGAGCCAACGTTCAAGCTTAAATGTCCCTTTGGTCTTCCATATTAAATGTCCATTTAACAACAATTATTCCGGAGCGCTTTCATCTTTGATGACGTCACAACCGCCAATCACCAGGCCCGCCCTTAACAGCCCACAAAGAGTTCAGATATTGCAATAATGTATGCATGGGCATTCATGTCACCTGGATTCAAATAAAGGGCggtcaatgtaaaaaaacaaacaatctttCTTGATAGCTGCTGGCAATTGTAATTTACACTTAAACCCAAGGAtaggcaaagtatggcccgtgggccacaaacgttctgatattttctttaatccagcccaccgagcatttacatgatcaagagtacaattattgtaattaaacagTTAACTGCATTAATTTGGCCAtacttgtatttattcatttatgtttgtgtgcattcatGTGTCTCATTAGATATTTTGTTAAttgatttcttgtaaataataaacaaaaaaatagtacaatcaacataaaattttgaataaacattttaaaattacatatacattaaaaaatgtggattattttattataaatctgtttttattgcatttgcatttttccttaaaattagtcatttaaaatgcctcgacatgtccatccatccatccattttctgagccgcttctcctcactagggtcgcgggcgtgctggagcctatcccagctgtcatcgggcaggaggcggggtacaccctgaactggttgccagccaatcgcagggcacatagaaacaaacacccattcgcactcacagtcatgcctatgggcaatttagagtctccaattaatgcatgtttttgggatgtgggaggaaaccggagtgcccggagaaaacccacgcaggcacggggagaacatgcaaactccacacaggcggggacggggattgaaccccgcacctcagaactgtgaggctgacgctctaaccagtcggccaccgtgccgccgcctcgacatgtattcaatttaaattCCAATTTCAatttgttaattgatttatatatccatccatccattttctttagtaGTTGGGGCCTATCCCACCTGAGTGTGTGAGCGTTAAGagtccaccctggactgctcaCTAGCCAATGAcagttacaataaataataaacaaaaatctgaaatacacatttgacttcataaaatgacaaagataaaatcaattttaaataaattattatgggCTGAcagtttgaaattttggtacagattttagcaagaaacatagACGttgcagatgatttgctttcgtgggccacataaaatgaggtgGTGGGCCAGAGCTGGGCCCTGGGActtaagtttgacacctgtgatgttGTGCTAAatatagaccctttccaaaaaattgtaATATCATGGAAGTTCATttacataattccattcaaaaagttaaactttgatagattatagattcatggcccacaatttaaacaatttcaagtatttatttgtttacttttacataatttgggctttcaGCACATAAAATCAGGAATTcgaaaaatttgaatactgtgaagaaatcaggcaaaattttgcaggccataaatgttttaaactgagtgtcccACAcaaatcatctactaaactcaaagcacctgcacaggtttctccaggtgtcattaaattgcctcagttgggttcaatatgaaGAAGGCTGCatacttgacaactggccaggagaccatcattgataccctccataggatgggtaagccacataGGTTCATAGCGAACCTATGCGTTAGTAGCGAACAGGCGTTAGTAAActctttcttaaatccaaggtcaccgcaacagtctaccagaatgttttcgaggatttcatgattccttctgctgaggatcactatggagatgcagatttcatcttgcaAGCaagacctggcccctgcccataccgccagaagcaccaaaacctgctttgatgcccatgccatcacagtggttgactggccagccaactcgccagatctaaaccccattgagaatctatggggtattatcaagaggaacaTGAGGGGCACCCGACCCAAAAataaagaagaactgacagcaagcatcaaggaaatctgggcttccataactgccaggcaatgccacaggttGATTGCCTCAATGTGCCgtggcagtgattaaagcaaaggaattgatgattaacatatcgttttgaaagtaccatatttagATTGATTTactgtgaccctaatttcttattattattttttttcggaaactgagaagtaaatggtgatttcttcacagtattcaaatttttttgaattcctgattgtgtgggttttatgagcggGAAGCCtgaattatgtaaaaataaacaaatacttgaaattgtttaaattgtgggccttgaatctataatttatgaaagtttagcttttttaattgaattatggaaatatttattttttacacctGACAGTATAGTCTGTTAAAATAAGTAATAGTTTAACGCGTAAAtgaagttttttccccccctcaattATTTGTGACATTACACAGCAGCAGGCACAATAACCGTAAAGGCTCTgtacttgttttcttttgccaTTTCCTTTCCTTGTCAAAGTTTCCCATGTTTTGCTCCGCCTACTGTGACACAAGAGTCACGTGATAGAAAATAGAACCAAAATGGCCGCTGTTGTATTTTGACGTGTAATAGGTAGctacttttctttttgtttcgcTCCTGGCCCGACAGAAAAGCTAAGCCAACCGGAGACTTATTGGACTAGCTGTATGTCACCAGTCCTCGCGCAGTCGTCTCCTCGTTGTTATCATCGAGACAATCAAGCCTGACACATATTAATTAAACGAGTTGGACTATGCATATCTAGTTGAGATTGAGGCTAGCTAGCAGGCTCTGGCTGGCACATAGTGCAGTAGTTGAAATTGAGATAACTGGTTAGACTTTCACCTGTGATGGAGGAATTGAGTGCAGATGAGGTAAGGGAAATGCATCAACGACTACCTCTTGTATGGCTCCACTTGCATCCCCTTCTCGTCTTCAGAAAGTAGAATTACACATCGCTCAATTTCCTCAAATGGGGTTAGCAGGTAGCTTCGTGCTACTTTCAGCTAAGAGGCTAGCACAGGGCAATTGGAGACAGGCACCCGCGTCAAAACCCCACATTCACCTCTGCAATACCATATATGAGTGTGTGTCAGCCAACGTGGCCAATATTTATGCGAAAGTAAACCTTTCTTGTGGACAAACCGCGTCTGTCATTGCTGTGTGTTAGTTTACCTGCGCACTGTACGGTCGTAAATTCAACAGCTAACCCAATGCTTATTGCAGACAAAACCCGGGCCCCGATTAACACGATTTAAGCAACAGTGAACACAAGGCAACTGCCTCGTGTTTGACAGGCATGCTAATGCAGATCGCATTATTTTGTTGCTTTCAGGGGCGATTTCATGATAGCTAAAATTACTAACAGAATAAAAACCCGACCCAAGACGACTAGGTATACAAACCACTGAGATGATTTTGTCATTTGAAAACAACACATCTGCTTGAATAatgcaatatttgtttattgtGATGCAATAATGGTCTTCAGTCGATTTCAGAGTGCTATTACTCTCAAGATAAAAAATGATCCTTCATAGTGGCATAGCCATACGTGTTATGCGACTAATTGTACAgaagtataataaataaatacattattggCAAATAGcgttataaaaatgtatttcaacaaTGTTGTAACATAGCACTGTTatcaatttgtgtttttatcgttaacctttttttttttttaactgttcatCCAAGATTCGAAGAAGGCGATTGGCACGGCTGGCAGGGGGGCAGACCTCACAGCCTAACACCCCTCTCAGCACCCCACTGACATCCCCACAGAGAGAAACTCCACCGGGACCCCTTCCTGGACCATCAGGTGTAACATCTCAGCCCTTGCCACCAGCTTCTCAATCATTGGGGCTCAATGCTCACAGCGGTACTCCTGCCACTTCCCCGATTGGCACCACTGGTaagaaatacagtgggtacggaaagtattcagatcccctttaatttttcactctttgttatatttcagccatttactaaaattatttaagttcatttttttcctcattaatgtacacacagcacagaaaaaaaacggaattgttgaaattgttgcagatttattaaaaaataaaaactgaaatatcacacagccataagtattcagaccctttgctgtgacactcatatatttcactctggtgctgtccatttcttctgatcatccttgagatggttctacacctgagttggagtccagctgtgtttgattatgctTACTGGaattgattaggaaagccacacgcTTGTCtccataagaccttacagctcacagtgcatgtcagagcaaatgagaatcatgaggtcaaaggaactgcctgaagagctcagagacagaactatgacaaggcacagatctagccaaggttacaacaaaaattgtgctgcacttaaggttcctaagagcacagtggcctccataatcctgaaatggaagacgtttgagaTGATCaaaacccttcctcgagctggccgtccggccaaactgagcaatcgggggagaagagcttggtgagagagttaaagaagaacccaaggattactgtggctgagctccagagatgcagtcgggagatgggagaaagttctagaaagtcaaccatcactgcagccctccaccagtcggggctttatggcagagtggcccgacggaagcctctcctcagtgcaagacacatgaaagcctgcatggagtttgccaaaaaacacctgaaggactccaagatggtgagaaataagattttctggtctgatgagaccaagatagaactttttggccttaattctaagcggtatgtgtggagaaaaccaggcactgctcatcacctgtccagtacagtcccaacagtgaagcatggtggttgcagcatcatgctttgggggtgtttttcagctgcagggacaaggGTGACTgattgcaatcgaaggaaagatgaatgcggtcaagtacagggatatcccgGACGAAaaacttctccagagtgctcaggacctcagactgggccaaaggttcaccttccaacaagacaatgaccctaagcacacagctaaaataacggagtggcttcagaataatccatgactgttcttgaatggcccaaccagagccctgacttaaaccccattgagcatctctggagagacctgaaaatgggtgtccaccaatgttcaccatccaacctcacagaactggagaggatctgcaaggaggaatggcagaggattcccaaatccaggtgtgaaaaacttgttgcatcattcccaaaaagactcctggctgtattagctcaaaagggtgcttctactaaatcctgagcaaagggtctgaatacctatggttgtgggatatttcagttttcctattttaataaatctgaaaaaatgtcaacaattctctttttttatttcactatggggtgctgtgtgtacattaatgagaaaaaaaatgaacttaaataattttagcaaatgggtgcaatataacaattttttttaaaggggtctgaatactttccgtacccactgtacttaaaaaaataaaataaaataaagaaaaaatcaGTTTCTACTTCATTCATGTATGAGATGTCTGGGTTTTAACGGTGTGTGAGAGCCTATCTGAAATATATCAATGTGTCTTCATTGTGATCGTGTGTATTTTTCGTTTTGCAAGGTGTGGCTTATGGCAGTCAAAGTAGTGAAGGTGTGAGCTCCCTTTCCAGCTCCCCCTCCAACAGCCTTGAGACTCAGTCCCAGAGTTTGTCCCGATCCCAGAGCATGGACATCGACACTGCTTCTTGTGAAAAGAGGTAATGATATTTCACAATGGTTTGACAAAGATGATGGTGAATTGACCGCTTCGAAGTTGATATTTACATGGGACAAAAGACTCAATGAAAAATGTGGTTGTTCATTATGTTTCGTTCCAGCATGTCCCAAGTGGATGTGGATTCGGGGATAGAGAACATGGAGGTGGAAGACAGTGACCGCAGGGAGAAAAGGAACTTGACCGAAAAAGTAATTAACTTTTTCTTACAAGGGATTTTACTTTACATCAGTGCTAGCATACACATACAGGCAAATACTGTGCT is a window encoding:
- the rbp7a gene encoding LOW QUALITY PROTEIN: retinoid-binding protein 7a (The sequence of the model RefSeq protein was modified relative to this genomic sequence to represent the inferred CDS: inserted 1 base in 1 codon), producing the protein MTISFCGTWDIINDNFEGYMIALVISACLRKIALKLKMRKLIEQQGVIKTYSTFRKRTVSFRVGQQCEEISEGXDNRHMKSLVRWEGNKLVCEQTGEMKNRGWCHWIEEDKLHLEMYCEGEICKQVFKKVND